The Benincasa hispida cultivar B227 chromosome 11, ASM972705v1, whole genome shotgun sequence genome has a segment encoding these proteins:
- the LOC120090331 gene encoding potassium transporter 8-like yields the protein MDLESAIGGHPIKKDSWRAVLTLAYQSLGVVYGDLSTSPLYVYKSTFAEDIQHSETNEEIYGVLSFVFWTLTLIPLIKYVFIVLRADDNGEGGTFALYSLLCRHARVSSLPNCQLADEDLSEYTIDGVDLTNKNTCGSRLKSTLEKHRVLQRVLLVLALIGACMVIGDGVLTPAISVFSAVSGLELSMVKEQHRYVEVPVACAILVFLFAIQHYGTHRVGFLFAPVVITWLLCISAIGLYNIFYWNPHVYRALSPYYMYKFLKKTQRGGWMSLGGILLCITGSEAMFADLGHFSQLSIKIAFSFVVYPSLVLAYMGQAAYLSQHHGAESNYRIGFYVSVPEKIRLPVLVIAILAAVVGSQAVITGTFSIIKQCSSLGCFPRVKIVHTSSKIHGQIYIPEINWMLMFLCLAITVGFRDTKRMGNASGLAVITVMLVTTCLMSVVIILCWHKSFLFAIAFILIFGSIESLYFSASLIKFREGAWVPIALSLIFLIVMYVWHYGTRKKYEFDVQNKVSINWLLGLGPSLGIVRVRGIGLIYTELVSGIPAIFSHFVTNLPAFHQVLVFLCIKSVPVPHVRPGERFLVGRVGPKEYRLYRCIARYGYRDIHKDDMEFEKDLVCSIAEFIRSERAETSVKLEDIEESERMTVVGTSSTHVDGVRMCEDEGETAETSEVREIKSPKKLRKRVRFLVPESPQMEMEARRELQELMEAREAGMAFIMGHSYVKAKRGSGLLKKVVINYGYDFLRRNSRGPSYAWSVPHASTLEVGMVYQV from the exons ATGGATCTGGAGAGTGCTATTGGGGGCCACCCAATCAAG AAAGATTCGTGGAGAGCTGTTTTAACTTTGGCTTATCAAAGTTTGGGGGTTGTTTATGGCGATTTGAGCACTTCTCCTTTGTATGTTTACAAAAGTACTTTTGCTGAGGATATTCAACACTCTGAAACCAATGAAGAGATTTATGGAGTTCTTTCCTTTGTCTTCTGGACTCTCACGCTCATTCCTTTGATTAAGTACGTTTTTATTGTGCTTCGAGCTGATGATAATGGCGAAGGGGGAACTTTCGCTTTATACTCATTGCTTTGCCGCCATGCCCGAGTTAGCTCCTTGCCCAATTGCCAACTTGCAGATGAGGACCTTTCGGAATATACAATAGATGGTGTGGATTTAACCAACAAGAACACTTGTGGGTCGAGATTAAAATCGACATTAGAGAAGCACAGAGTGCTACAGAGGGTTTTGCTCGTTCTAGCTTTGATTGGGGCTTGCATGGTGATTGGAGATGGAGTTCTTACACCTGCAATTTCTG TTTTCTCTGCGGTTTCTGGGCTGGAACTTTCCATGGTTAAGGAACAACATCGCT ATGTTGAAGTCCCGGTTGCTTGTGCCATATTGGTATTCCTGTTTGCAATTCAACATTATGGAACCCATCGAGTCGGGTTTCTGTTTGCACCAGTTGTAATTACCTGGCTCCTGTGTATCAGTGCCATAGGGCTGTACAATATCTTCTACTGGAATCCGCATGTTTACCGAGCACTCTCCCCATATTATATGTACAAGTTTCTGAAGAAGACCCAAAGGGGAGGTTGGATGTCCCTTGGTGGAATCCTGTTATGTATTACAG GTTCAGAAGCAATGTTTGCTGACCTCGGGCACTTCTCGCAGCTATCTATCAAG ATTGCTTTCTCTTTTGTGGTTTATCCATCGTTGGTCCTGGCATACATGGGGCAGGCTGCTTATCTTTCTCAACATCACGGTGCGGAAAGTAACTACCGAATCGGATTTTACGTGTCTGTTCCTG AGAAAATAAGATTGCCTGTTCTTGTGATCGCCATTTTAGCCGCAGTGGTAGGAAGTCAAGCTGTCATTACTGGGactttttcaataataaaacaGTGCTCATCATTGGGTTGCTTCCCGAGGGTCAAAATTGTTCATACCTCCTCGAAAATCCATGGTCAGATTTATATACCGGAGATCAACTGGATGTTGATGTTCTTATGCTTGGCTATTACTGTTGGCTTTCGAGACACGAAACGCATGGGCAATGCATCAG GCTTAGCAGTGATAACTGTTATGCTGGTGACAACGTGCCTAATGTCTGTAGTCATCATCTTATGCTGGCATAAAAGCTTTCTCTTTGCCATTGCCTTCATACTCATTTTCGGGTCCATTGAATCGCTCTACTTCTCAGCATCTCTCATCAAGTTTCGAGAAGGGGCCTGGGTTCCCATCGCCCTCTCACTCATCTTCCTAATAGTCATGTATGTATGGCATTATGGAACACGCAAAAAATACGAGTTTGATGTTCAAAACAAAGTCTCAATCAACTGGCTCCTAGGCCTAGGTCCCAGTTTAGGTATTGTGAGAGTACGCGGAATTGGCCTCATATACACCGAACTCGTCTCAGGCATCCCCGCTATCTTCTCCCACTTCGTAACAAACCTCCCTGCCTTCCACCAAGTCCTAGTCTTCCTCTGCATCAAATCCGTCCCTGTCCCACACGTGAGACCCGGAGAAAGGTTCTTAGTAGGAAGAGTTGGGCCAAAAGAGTACCGTCTCTACCGATGCATAGCACGGTACGGCTATCGTGACATCCACAAGGACGACATGGAGTTCGAGAAGGACTTAGTGTGCAGCATTGCTGAGTTCATCCGGTCCGAGAGAGCAGAGACGAGCGTAAAGCTAGAAGATATAGAAGAAAGTGAGAGAATGACAGTAGTTGGGACATCTTCAACACATGTAGATGGAGTGAGAATGTGTGAAGATGAAGGAGAAACAGCAGAAACATCGGAGGTAAGAGAGATAAAATCACCAAAAAAACTGAGGAAGAGAGTGAGATTTCTTGTACCAGAGAGCCCACAAATGGAAATGGAAGCAAGGAGGGAGTTGCAAGAGCTAATGGAAGCCAGAGAAGCAGGAATGGCTTTCATAATGGGACATTCATATGTGAAAGCAAAGAGAGGATCAGGTTTGTTGAAGAAAGTGGTGATAAATTATGGGTATGATTTTTTGAGAAGGAACTCAAGAGGACCAAGTTATGCTTGGAGTGTTCCTCATGCATCTACTTTAGAGGTGGGAATGGTCTATCAAGTTTGA
- the LOC120090138 gene encoding uncharacterized protein LOC120090138 produces MARRWALLAAIFAVLFCGFSSVSATPTKIVAGVLSKAVSALVSWIWSITSASNTVVSTRSMIKFERGYVVETLFDGSKLGIEPYSVAVSPSGELLILDAENSNVHKISMPFSQFCRPKLFAGSSEGYSGHVDGKLRDARMSHPRGLTVDQRGNIYIADTKNKAIRKISDAGVTTIAGGKWRKSGHIDGPSEESKFSNDFDVVYVGSSCSLLVVDRGNQAIREIQLHADDCTEYDRSFLLGMALLTAAVLLGYMLARLQFRVLAMFSSKNDLRVDSRNITSIPPYGRVEKSVRYPLIPSEEEEDNQPEENVICSLGKLFLNTGSSAAEIFVALLLGARRKASDSHGQQHYQVKEHVPSRFSVQENFAALHGCEPLETMTRKPYTYSTTQLENVQHYRHNWGDDGGREEQPSPSSPKMLYNRSCERNEVVFGEVQEAEQLCEQKKEKRCVGGGGGDGGWVEGRSFSSNKHENAFVTEKRRMRD; encoded by the exons ATGGCGAGGCGTTGGGCCCTTTTGGCGGCCATTTTCGCGGTTCTATTTTGTGGGTTTTCTTCAGTTTCTGCCACACCCACAA AAATTGTTGCTGGGGTTTTGTCCAAGGCGGTTTCCGCCCTTGTGAGTTGGATATGGTCCATCACCTCGGCCTCTAATACTG TGGTTTCTACCCGCTCCATGATTAAATTTGAGAGGGGATATGTTGTCGAGACTTTGTTTGATGGGAGTAAGCTGGGGATTGAGCCTTACTCTGTGGCGGTATCTCCTAGTGGGGAGCTTCTGATTTTGGATGCTGAAAATAGTAATGTTCACAAGATCTCTATGCCATTTTCTCAAT TTTGCAGGCCCAAGCTGTTTGCAGGATCATCTGAAGGATATTCTGGACATGTAGATGGAAAGCTAAGGGATGCAAGAATGAGCCATCCAAGAGGGTTAACTGTGGATCAAAGAGGAAATATTTACATTGCAGATACAAAGAACAAGGCTATAAGAAAAATCAGTGATGCTG GAGTCACGACGATTGCTGGTGGCAAATGGAGGAAAAGTGGCCATATTGATGGTCCGAGTGAAGAATCGAAATTCTCAAATGATTTTGATGTGGTTTATGTAGGAAGTAGCTGCTCACTTTTGGTAGTTGACAGAGGAAATCAGGCCATTCGAGAGATTCAACTTCATGCCGATGATTGTACTGAGTATGATCGTAGCTTCCTCCTAG GGATGGCTCTGTTGACTGCTGCTGTGCTTTTGGGATACATGTTGGCACGTTTACAATTTCGAGTGTTGGCCatgttttcttctaaaaat GATTTAAGAGTTGACTCGAGGAACATTACTTCGATTCCTCCATATGGGAGGGTCGAGAAATCAGTCAGGTATCCATTGATTCCTagtgaagaggaagaagataatCAACCAGAAGAGAATGTCATTTGTTCCCTTGGCAAGCTTTTCCTCAACACTGGCTCATCCGCAGCTGAAATCTTTGTGGCATTGCTTCTTGGAGCTAGAAGAAAGGCGTCTGACTCCCATGGCCAGCAGCATTATCAAGTAAAGGAACACGTGCCGTCACGGTTCAGTGTGCAGGAAAACTTTGCAGCCTTGCATGGCTGTGAACCACTGGAGACAATGACGAGAAAACCTTACACTTATTCGACAACACAACTCGAAAACGTCCAGCATTACAGGCACAATTGGGGAGACGATGGTGGACGGGAAGAACAACCATCTCCATCCAGTCCAAAGATGTTGTACAACAGGAGCTGTGAGAGAAATGAGGTTGTGTTTGGTGAAGTACAAGAGGCAGAGCAACTGTGTgaacaaaagaaagagaaaCGCTGtgttggtggtggtggtggtgatgGCGGCTGGGTGGAAGGGAGATCCTTCAGCAGCAACAAACATGAAAACGCTTTTGTTACAGAAAAAAGGAGAATGAGAGATTAG